A DNA window from Paenibacillus andongensis contains the following coding sequences:
- a CDS encoding DUF2642 domain-containing protein produces the protein MTKLIDKQVELSFSGVQQPLKGVLLEVGSDLIVIFNEFHFYYIPIIHLQYLKIDTYANSSIDPPSEYPFDLQSASISYRKMLMSAKGMFVEIYITGNQSIHGYLTHIMNDYFAFHSPVFHTIFISMKHVKYVIPYHPNTTPYSMKMENFLVQPSQVTFSRTFDQQLKKLESQFVILDLGENPSKIGVLHSADYPFLELHTATGKSILHSEHVKTIHLPSARKNDNFGGRIF, from the coding sequence ATGACAAAACTAATTGACAAACAAGTGGAGCTATCATTCTCGGGGGTCCAACAACCTTTAAAGGGCGTGCTGCTTGAGGTAGGCAGTGATCTTATCGTGATTTTCAATGAATTTCATTTTTACTATATTCCAATTATCCATTTACAGTATTTAAAGATCGATACCTATGCCAACTCTTCCATAGACCCACCTTCGGAATATCCTTTTGACCTTCAGTCTGCGTCAATCTCTTATCGTAAGATGTTGATGAGCGCTAAAGGGATGTTCGTTGAAATATATATCACTGGCAATCAAAGCATACATGGGTACTTGACTCATATCATGAATGATTATTTTGCCTTCCACTCCCCTGTGTTTCATACAATTTTTATTTCGATGAAGCACGTCAAATATGTGATCCCTTACCATCCTAATACGACACCGTACTCGATGAAAATGGAAAATTTTCTCGTACAACCTTCTCAAGTTACGTTTTCACGCACGTTTGATCAACAATTAAAAAAACTGGAAAGCCAGTTTGTTATCCTGGATCTTGGGGAAAATCCAAGCAAAATTGGCGTCCTTCACTCAGCGGACTATCCTTTTCTCGAGCTTCATACAGCTACCGGGAAATCGATTCTGCATAGTGAGCATGTGAAAACCATTCATTTGCCATCTGCTCGCAAAAATGACAACTTTGGAGGGCGCATTTTCTAA
- a CDS encoding alpha/beta fold hydrolase, protein MTYNYSNPPQPLQAWPFQHTNHPPIPHPAWPYMTQAPWARDYEHEYRERDQPLTFVLIHGSWADTSFWSGVASELRKKGHTVYVPEYPGHGADPNKNVTHAVMTKSIADYVTSRNLKNIILVGHSFGGSLVQKVAELIPDRLKRLVFMNAFVVKDGGSLADEFPPSMQAMFKQLIESSKDNTVMLPFPFFRESFANLASYAQAQQLYKKVTPEPAGPLFEKFDLKKFYSLQVPKSYVHLMEDTVIPLGNPDYGWHPHMSSRLGLYRFIQTHGDHMSTTEYEPKLIARKIYEASRD, encoded by the coding sequence ATGACCTACAATTATTCTAACCCGCCGCAACCACTTCAAGCTTGGCCGTTTCAGCATACGAACCACCCCCCGATTCCGCATCCCGCATGGCCTTACATGACTCAGGCTCCTTGGGCTCGGGATTATGAACATGAGTACCGTGAAAGAGATCAGCCTCTCACTTTTGTACTGATTCACGGCTCGTGGGCAGATACAAGCTTTTGGTCCGGGGTTGCGTCTGAATTACGTAAAAAAGGCCATACCGTCTATGTTCCTGAATACCCAGGACATGGCGCTGACCCTAACAAGAATGTTACACATGCAGTGATGACCAAATCCATCGCCGATTACGTAACATCTCGCAATTTAAAAAACATTATCTTGGTTGGCCACAGCTTCGGTGGAAGTTTAGTCCAAAAAGTAGCAGAGCTTATCCCCGATCGTCTGAAACGACTCGTTTTCATGAACGCTTTTGTAGTTAAAGATGGTGGATCGCTAGCCGATGAGTTTCCTCCTTCTATGCAAGCCATGTTTAAACAGCTCATAGAAAGCTCTAAAGACAATACAGTGATGCTTCCATTTCCTTTTTTCAGAGAATCCTTTGCCAATCTAGCAAGTTATGCGCAAGCTCAACAGCTCTATAAAAAAGTTACACCCGAACCAGCTGGGCCCTTATTTGAAAAGTTTGATTTGAAGAAATTTTACAGCCTGCAAGTACCCAAAAGCTATGTCCATCTGATGGAAGATACAGTCATACCACTTGGAAATCCAGATTATGGCTGGCATCCGCATATGTCAAGCCGACTGGGATTATATCGATTTATTCAAACACACGGTGATCATATGTCAACAACGGAATACGAGCCGAAGCTTATTGCACGAAAGATTTATGAAGCATCTAGAGACTAA
- a CDS encoding aspartyl-phosphate phosphatase Spo0E family protein — protein MDSLIELEKKIEAKRDELNHAGNMYELRSEFILRLSSELDELLNTYQLLIAC, from the coding sequence ATGGACTCGTTAATTGAACTAGAGAAGAAAATAGAAGCTAAAAGAGATGAGCTTAACCATGCTGGAAACATGTACGAGCTGCGCTCCGAGTTCATATTGCGATTATCCAGTGAGTTGGATGAATTATTAAATACTTATCAATTATTGATAGCTTGTTAG
- a CDS encoding PDZ domain-containing protein, whose product MARWQRLYYLGMVLALILAVTGELIWLPDPLRLGTRIYWIDAIDLLIYALALIPIIWMAGALWHMFSQRSIWLRVRSIAIIAASLASVIILLTIPKKVEISVSTFLITWLLVFINLFFHERMRRKVPVQSITVFGSILCLLLVMFWPTNSMVTYPGLTLNMNRYAQAGGGNVHGDISGVLVFERPAFPIDWLYAKLFPKYTFEPKNLGMSLGEYNQEVRTMKEDANAAGSAIAYQKLGKGKGITSHGVRITAILKDSPGAGVLQLSDVIEKVNDDSVTTVQELTARMKMTKPGDQVKVLVLRGGQQVSLSVKTRENPDDPSRAAFGIQVANEVQYDIPDPVKYHNYLLHEGGPSHGAVLALTLIDQLTPCGVTYGNRVAGTGTMEPDGSIGPVGGLEQKAYSVSRTNADVFFVPAQNEAEARRGAPGLLIVPVHTIDDMLNWLRDNPKQKNQSTCT is encoded by the coding sequence ATGGCACGCTGGCAAAGACTTTACTATTTGGGTATGGTTTTAGCCCTGATATTAGCTGTAACAGGGGAATTAATTTGGCTGCCTGATCCCTTGCGTTTGGGTACAAGGATTTATTGGATAGATGCGATTGATCTGCTGATCTATGCTCTTGCCTTGATTCCTATTATTTGGATGGCTGGCGCATTATGGCATATGTTCTCGCAAAGAAGTATCTGGCTTCGCGTTCGAAGCATCGCGATAATCGCAGCTTCCTTGGCAAGTGTCATTATTCTGCTAACGATTCCGAAGAAAGTTGAAATTTCGGTGAGTACTTTTCTTATAACTTGGTTATTAGTATTTATAAATTTATTTTTCCATGAACGGATGCGTCGCAAGGTGCCTGTTCAGAGTATAACCGTGTTTGGTTCCATTTTGTGTCTATTGCTTGTGATGTTCTGGCCGACGAATTCCATGGTCACTTACCCAGGATTGACCTTAAATATGAATCGTTACGCTCAGGCGGGTGGGGGAAATGTTCATGGTGATATTTCGGGTGTGCTCGTCTTTGAGCGACCAGCATTCCCAATCGATTGGCTATATGCGAAGCTTTTTCCTAAGTATACATTTGAGCCGAAGAATCTCGGTATGTCTCTAGGGGAGTACAACCAAGAAGTTCGCACGATGAAGGAGGATGCGAACGCCGCAGGAAGTGCAATTGCTTATCAGAAACTAGGTAAGGGCAAGGGAATCACCTCGCATGGGGTTCGCATTACGGCGATTCTAAAAGATAGCCCCGGCGCTGGCGTCTTACAGCTAAGTGATGTGATCGAGAAAGTAAATGATGATAGCGTTACTACGGTACAAGAGCTGACAGCCCGCATGAAAATGACCAAGCCCGGAGATCAAGTGAAGGTGTTGGTGCTGCGCGGCGGGCAGCAAGTTAGTCTATCGGTTAAGACACGGGAAAATCCGGATGATCCGAGCCGTGCTGCTTTCGGCATTCAAGTTGCGAATGAGGTGCAATATGATATTCCAGACCCGGTGAAATATCATAACTATCTGCTGCATGAGGGAGGACCCTCGCATGGTGCAGTGTTGGCACTAACATTGATTGATCAGCTCACACCATGCGGTGTTACATATGGGAATCGTGTAGCAGGCACGGGTACCATGGAACCCGATGGTTCGATTGGTCCAGTTGGTGGCTTAGAGCAGAAAGCCTATAGTGTCAGCAGAACGAATGCCGATGTATTCTTTGTTCCAGCTCAAAACGAGGCAGAAGCAAGACGAGGAGCACCCGGGCTGCTAATTGTACCTGTGCATACGATTGACGATATGTTGAATTGGTTGCGAGATAATCCTAAGCAAAAAAATCAGTCAACTTGCACTTAA
- the hisA gene encoding phosphoribosylformimino-5-aminoimidazole carboxamide ribotide isomerase, translated as MKFRPCIDLHNGKVKQIVGETLSTEGKEIIENFVSSYDSTYYAAMFKRDHLLGGHVIMLGDGNKDEAVNALREYPGGLQIGGGIHAENASYYLEQGASHVVVTSYIFRDGKLNMDNLNRIVAEVGKNNLVIDLSCKEKDGKWFVATNQWKQISDFELNHENIRFLEQYCDEFLIHAVDVEGKQSGIQQSLVSTLAEWVVIPTTYAGGARSFADLELFKELSRGKLDITIGSALDIFGGKLSYDEVVKYMNELT; from the coding sequence GTGAAATTTAGACCTTGTATCGATTTACACAACGGAAAAGTTAAACAAATCGTAGGTGAGACATTAAGTACGGAGGGGAAGGAAATCATTGAAAACTTTGTTTCCTCTTATGACTCAACCTATTATGCCGCGATGTTCAAAAGGGATCATCTACTTGGAGGGCATGTCATCATGCTTGGTGACGGGAATAAGGATGAAGCCGTGAACGCGCTGCGAGAGTATCCTGGCGGTTTGCAAATTGGCGGTGGTATTCATGCGGAGAATGCTAGCTACTATCTTGAACAAGGTGCTTCGCACGTCGTTGTTACCTCCTATATTTTCCGCGACGGGAAATTGAATATGGACAATCTTAACCGAATCGTAGCTGAGGTAGGAAAGAATAATTTGGTCATAGATCTCAGCTGTAAGGAGAAAGATGGCAAATGGTTCGTCGCTACTAACCAATGGAAGCAAATAAGTGACTTTGAATTGAATCATGAAAACATTCGGTTTTTGGAACAATATTGTGATGAGTTTCTAATTCATGCTGTTGATGTTGAGGGCAAACAAAGCGGGATTCAGCAAAGCTTGGTCAGTACGCTGGCTGAATGGGTTGTTATACCTACTACCTACGCAGGAGGAGCAAGATCATTCGCGGATCTTGAGCTATTCAAAGAGTTGTCCCGCGGGAAGCTCGATATCACCATTGGGAGTGCCTTAGATATTTTCGGTGGCAAGCTTTCCTATGATGAAGTCGTGAAATATATGAACGAGTTAACTTAG
- a CDS encoding DUF6886 family protein has product MVLYHFSHEPDIEVFIPRVKANRTDMPPVVWAIDPEHAFTFYVPRNCPRIVYKRTETMSEEDERTFFGVSSSDTVMVVENDWYSQISQTTMYRYTFAREGFEMFDETAGYFISEQTVRPLDMQPISQLLDQLMALNIEVRFTPSLIKLREAILASTLTDFGIHRFEHAKRV; this is encoded by the coding sequence ATGGTGTTATATCATTTTAGCCATGAACCCGATATTGAGGTATTCATCCCAAGAGTAAAGGCAAATCGTACAGATATGCCTCCAGTCGTTTGGGCAATAGACCCTGAGCATGCCTTTACTTTTTATGTGCCACGGAATTGTCCGCGCATTGTGTACAAGAGAACAGAAACGATGAGTGAAGAAGATGAGCGAACATTTTTTGGAGTAAGTTCCTCTGACACGGTTATGGTGGTGGAGAACGATTGGTATTCACAAATCAGTCAGACAACGATGTATCGGTATACATTTGCAAGAGAAGGCTTTGAAATGTTTGATGAAACCGCAGGTTACTTCATTTCTGAGCAAACGGTCAGACCATTGGACATGCAGCCCATTAGTCAATTATTAGATCAATTGATGGCATTAAATATTGAAGTGAGATTTACGCCAAGTTTAATTAAACTTAGAGAAGCTATTCTTGCTTCGACGCTTACTGATTTTGGCATCCATCGATTTGAACATGCGAAACGTGTTTAA
- a CDS encoding phosphatase PAP2 family protein: MIPKLKITFVLILCIFSLICFSLVATQIQGQRIAHFDHNVISLIQGMESPGLTLFMKVFTFIGSTPIVVVIALTAILFLYFVLHHRFELIFFISIVAGTGIVNLLLKLYFARQRPDLHRLIQETGYSFPSGHSMEAFALYASLAFLLWRHLSTRISRSITIIICSIMIVLIGISRIYLGVHYPSDVLGGYLASGVYFTLGVWLFQWYKEYRAYKFAK; encoded by the coding sequence ATGATCCCGAAACTTAAAATTACCTTTGTCCTCATTCTTTGCATCTTTTCACTTATTTGCTTCTCCCTTGTTGCTACCCAGATTCAAGGCCAACGAATCGCGCATTTCGATCACAATGTCATTAGTCTCATTCAAGGAATGGAATCGCCTGGACTCACCCTATTCATGAAAGTATTCACTTTCATTGGTTCAACCCCGATCGTTGTCGTCATTGCCCTCACTGCCATACTTTTTCTTTATTTTGTTTTACATCATCGTTTTGAGCTCATTTTCTTTATTTCCATAGTTGCTGGTACTGGTATTGTTAATTTGCTCCTCAAATTGTATTTTGCTCGTCAAAGACCCGACTTGCATAGACTTATCCAAGAAACTGGCTACAGCTTTCCCAGTGGGCATTCTATGGAAGCCTTCGCGCTTTACGCGTCGCTTGCTTTTCTCCTTTGGCGGCACCTCTCTACGAGAATCAGTAGAAGCATCACTATCATCATTTGCAGCATCATGATCGTTCTTATTGGAATAAGTCGAATTTATCTTGGAGTTCATTACCCGAGTGATGTCTTGGGCGGATACTTAGCTAGCGGGGTCTACTTCACATTAGGAGTATGGTTATTTCAATGGTACAAAGAGTATCGAGCTTACAAATTTGCTAAGTAA
- a CDS encoding YheC/YheD family endospore coat-associated protein has product MSSVVGILLDRKTYLGIHRQQTGYERIDLYNNAAENLGMTPFYMCLQHINEKSVLGLCYENKKYRLIRLPIPKVTHNRAMTLTPYLQKQLSLLSKSSIVFNGQNRHDKLRIHKLLSTFKAIREYLPETMAYSREQMVDAMKRFSSLYIKPTNSSVGKGVIKVTQKENEDWQVCWSNNEPKMLSEKKAQDFIHEKVGKQSYLIQQAISLATYNGRPYDLRISAQRGDKGKWQITGIAGKVAASGRHVTNLAKGGEARRCEELFRASGFDPYRIKASVEQVSLLIVENLSERIPSMADVGLDVGVDLNGRVKLIEVNGRDQRYEFKQLKMHQTFNNTYETPLRYAKFLLNR; this is encoded by the coding sequence GTGAGCAGTGTGGTTGGAATTCTTCTAGATCGAAAAACTTATTTGGGTATTCACAGGCAGCAGACCGGATATGAACGAATCGATCTTTATAATAATGCCGCTGAAAATCTGGGGATGACGCCATTCTACATGTGCCTTCAGCATATCAATGAGAAGTCTGTTTTAGGCTTATGCTATGAAAATAAAAAGTATCGACTCATTAGGCTGCCTATTCCCAAAGTCACTCATAATCGTGCGATGACCCTTACGCCGTATTTACAAAAGCAATTAAGTCTTCTTTCCAAATCAAGTATTGTATTCAATGGGCAAAATCGCCATGATAAACTTCGTATTCACAAGTTATTATCGACATTCAAAGCAATTCGAGAGTATCTTCCTGAAACTATGGCTTACTCAAGAGAGCAAATGGTAGATGCTATGAAAAGATTTTCATCTCTATACATTAAACCGACGAATAGCAGTGTTGGTAAAGGGGTGATTAAAGTCACTCAGAAGGAAAACGAGGATTGGCAGGTTTGCTGGAGTAATAACGAACCGAAAATGCTTAGTGAAAAGAAAGCCCAAGATTTTATCCATGAAAAGGTTGGAAAACAAAGCTATCTCATCCAACAAGCGATTTCATTGGCAACGTATAATGGTCGACCCTACGATCTAAGGATTTCCGCCCAGCGCGGGGATAAAGGAAAGTGGCAGATTACGGGTATTGCAGGCAAAGTTGCAGCGTCAGGTAGACATGTTACGAATTTGGCTAAAGGCGGAGAAGCTAGACGATGTGAAGAATTGTTTCGGGCTAGCGGCTTTGATCCATACCGAATAAAGGCATCTGTTGAGCAAGTATCTCTGTTGATCGTTGAAAACCTAAGTGAGCGCATCCCATCTATGGCTGACGTCGGACTGGATGTTGGCGTTGACCTGAATGGGCGAGTTAAACTTATCGAAGTGAATGGAAGAGATCAACGGTATGAATTTAAGCAATTAAAAATGCATCAGACTTTTAATAATACGTATGAGACACCGTTAAGATATGCTAAGTTTCTATTAAACCGATGA
- a CDS encoding GNAT family N-acetyltransferase produces the protein MSSTKIEIRDIRVEEAKAYWALRLEALHKHPDAFGAAYEESVLLPLEEIVKRIGQDSSNYILGAFTTEGQLIGTVGFKREQSLKMKHKAFIWGVYVSENYRGHGIAKQLMVEVIRRGNQLEGLKQVTLSVVTTNGAAIDLYRKLGFETYGVERNALEYAGQGYDEEMMVYMYKKQ, from the coding sequence ATGAGTAGTACTAAGATTGAGATCAGAGATATCCGGGTAGAAGAAGCGAAGGCGTATTGGGCGCTGCGGCTTGAGGCACTGCATAAACACCCTGATGCGTTCGGTGCAGCATATGAAGAATCGGTTCTGCTGCCTTTAGAAGAAATTGTGAAACGAATTGGTCAAGATAGCAGCAATTATATATTGGGTGCTTTTACAACGGAAGGTCAGCTTATTGGGACAGTAGGTTTTAAAAGAGAGCAAAGTCTAAAGATGAAACATAAAGCCTTTATTTGGGGTGTATACGTATCGGAGAACTACCGCGGGCATGGGATTGCGAAGCAATTAATGGTAGAAGTGATCCGTAGAGGGAATCAGTTGGAAGGTTTAAAGCAAGTGACGCTTAGCGTGGTAACCACGAACGGAGCAGCTATTGACCTTTACCGCAAATTAGGCTTTGAGACGTATGGCGTTGAACGCAATGCTTTGGAATATGCGGGACAGGGCTATGATGAGGAAATGATGGTTTATATGTACAAGAAGCAATAG
- a CDS encoding NUDIX hydrolase: MRTPILYGSVHVLFYRNEEVLLLKRQNTGFQDGNWSVVAGRMDGGEEVIAAAIREAKEEAGVVIKPTDIEIIGVMHRKNTTSEWVDFFLNVHSWQGEITNKEPEKCEQLKWFHLRELPDNMVTYIRLALEKKQQGLWFESVGW; encoded by the coding sequence TTGAGAACACCTATTTTATATGGCTCTGTGCATGTGTTGTTTTATCGAAACGAAGAAGTTTTATTATTGAAGCGACAAAATACCGGCTTTCAAGACGGCAATTGGAGCGTTGTTGCAGGCCGAATGGATGGCGGTGAAGAGGTCATCGCAGCTGCAATAAGAGAAGCGAAAGAAGAAGCAGGGGTTGTCATCAAGCCTACAGATATTGAAATTATCGGTGTCATGCATCGTAAAAATACGACCTCGGAATGGGTGGACTTCTTTCTAAATGTACATAGCTGGCAGGGGGAGATCACGAATAAAGAGCCAGAGAAGTGCGAGCAATTGAAATGGTTTCATTTGCGGGAGCTTCCTGACAATATGGTTACATATATTCGGCTTGCCTTAGAGAAGAAACAACAGGGACTCTGGTTTGAAAGTGTGGGATGGTGA
- a CDS encoding DUF2334 domain-containing protein, translated as MRISLQKYNWLKYVIAGIVTLSLYIGLNHIITVEGADNNPRFMMLRLEDIGPGGYYSTPEGLGKLRAVFDYLHQQHVHYSMAVIPRWINISQDGKRYDRAIDQLDNDYIQAFDRVLREAAEHGGSIGMHGYTHQVGDVYREDGHQASGIGNEFNIVDKPETATTAFAEQRVQEGYRRFRLANLSPHFWEAPHYHTTPEQDKVFRSYFGLFYQPDVTIDSNPPAAQYMNVLNKGFGNTSFGNVFVPTTLSYIPSGKDEKFILNQMGKTERINSFFYHPFLEFSYLVPVVDDWGEQILKDGIPQYQYAGENKSVLQRLITQIQLKGYPFYSIHDYIPFAPSVSLKVGSSKSTLVQIGNVSGRNQDDIVTWDKKTSNLSVIQAQYDGLRNENQPAPRVWASLPYTDGSSFTLNSMNDRRKKGLWVVRPSGKLESYASNGTSFERQQIWAIPAKRWYDLYELRQSNGDCILAGQSQDRSQLLGVYMHGGKVKEIKPYTFRSNSSRDLLVKNLRNEDSQRLFLFKENTSQGVEFELDTVNLQWKLNKVSLNIPDELGGIRFGDFNGDGKEDILRSDSKNLTNRVYLQTSENEYKLLSVFGPWGRANGRITVADFDGNGKVDIAMLPNDEGQLDVALSYQSLNVNE; from the coding sequence TTGAGGATCTCATTACAGAAATACAATTGGTTGAAGTATGTGATAGCAGGCATCGTTACTTTAAGTTTATACATCGGTTTAAATCACATCATCACCGTTGAAGGAGCCGATAATAATCCGCGATTCATGATGCTTCGGTTAGAGGACATAGGTCCTGGAGGCTATTATAGTACACCTGAAGGGCTCGGAAAGTTGAGAGCCGTCTTTGATTATTTGCATCAGCAGCATGTTCACTATAGTATGGCGGTCATCCCGCGTTGGATCAATATAAGTCAAGACGGTAAACGTTATGATCGCGCTATTGATCAGTTGGATAATGACTATATTCAAGCTTTTGATCGAGTTCTACGCGAAGCTGCGGAGCATGGCGGATCTATTGGCATGCATGGTTATACGCATCAAGTGGGTGATGTTTATCGTGAGGATGGACATCAAGCCTCCGGTATTGGCAACGAATTTAATATCGTTGATAAGCCTGAAACTGCGACTACTGCTTTTGCGGAACAGCGTGTGCAAGAAGGTTATCGCCGTTTTCGCCTTGCTAATTTATCACCTCATTTCTGGGAAGCGCCGCATTATCATACAACACCCGAACAGGATAAGGTGTTTCGTTCGTATTTCGGCCTTTTTTATCAACCTGATGTTACGATCGATTCCAACCCACCTGCAGCGCAATATATGAATGTTCTTAATAAGGGGTTTGGAAATACGTCGTTTGGCAATGTGTTCGTACCGACAACACTTTCCTATATCCCTAGTGGTAAAGATGAGAAGTTTATTCTAAATCAAATGGGGAAAACAGAGCGAATTAACTCATTTTTCTATCATCCTTTTTTGGAGTTCAGCTATCTCGTGCCGGTCGTGGATGATTGGGGAGAACAGATACTGAAGGACGGTATACCGCAATATCAATACGCTGGTGAGAATAAAAGTGTGTTACAAAGGTTAATCACGCAAATTCAATTGAAGGGTTATCCGTTCTATTCCATTCATGATTACATACCGTTTGCACCATCTGTGAGTTTGAAAGTTGGAAGCTCAAAATCCACACTCGTACAAATCGGCAATGTATCAGGCAGGAATCAAGATGACATTGTGACATGGGATAAGAAGACCTCCAATCTGTCGGTCATTCAAGCTCAGTACGATGGATTACGTAATGAAAACCAACCTGCACCAAGGGTTTGGGCGTCCTTGCCGTATACAGATGGCTCATCATTTACACTTAATAGTATGAATGACCGCCGTAAAAAAGGTCTTTGGGTCGTTCGACCTTCTGGCAAGCTGGAAAGCTACGCATCCAATGGGACTTCGTTCGAGCGACAACAAATTTGGGCGATTCCGGCTAAACGTTGGTATGATTTGTATGAATTGCGTCAGTCCAATGGGGACTGTATCCTTGCCGGTCAATCGCAAGATCGAAGTCAACTTCTAGGTGTATACATGCATGGTGGGAAAGTTAAAGAAATTAAGCCTTACACATTTAGGTCCAATTCTTCCAGGGATCTACTTGTGAAGAATTTACGAAATGAAGACAGTCAACGCTTGTTTTTGTTCAAAGAGAATACCTCCCAAGGCGTGGAATTTGAATTGGATACAGTGAACTTGCAATGGAAGCTGAATAAGGTTTCATTGAACATTCCCGATGAGCTTGGCGGCATCCGATTCGGCGATTTTAACGGGGATGGCAAGGAAGATATTTTACGCTCTGACTCCAAAAATTTAACGAACCGAGTGTATCTACAAACATCGGAGAATGAATACAAGCTACTCTCGGTTTTTGGACCATGGGGCCGAGCGAATGGACGTATCACCGTTGCAGATTTCGATGGAAACGGGAAAGTTGATATCGCGATGTTACCAAACGATGAGGGGCAATTAGATGTTGCTTTATCCTATCAAAGTCTGAATGTTAATGAATAA
- a CDS encoding class I SAM-dependent methyltransferase, translated as MSRDTNIYQDNTETYDLLISKQPNLAKVIHEIRPYAHLDVIDLGAGTGRLSMFLAEEANSLWCLDSSKAMLRVLEKKLTSSSSKTNWRTIVSDHRALPIEDASKDLVVAGWSLCYLASSNNVGWENNLKQMMSEIRRILRPSGTAIILETLGTGFAKPTRYDYLAPYYQLLETEYGFEHTSLATDYKFKDVDEAVQLTSYFFGEDFGMQVRANNWHVVPEYAGIWYKHFH; from the coding sequence ATGTCTCGTGATACTAATATTTATCAAGATAACACTGAAACATACGATCTATTAATTAGTAAGCAACCAAATTTAGCAAAGGTAATTCATGAGATAAGGCCTTATGCGCATTTGGATGTGATAGACTTAGGAGCAGGTACTGGAAGGCTTTCCATGTTTCTGGCCGAAGAAGCCAATTCACTTTGGTGTCTGGATAGCTCAAAGGCCATGCTTCGTGTGTTAGAGAAAAAGTTAACTTCATCATCTTCTAAAACTAACTGGCGGACGATTGTTTCCGACCATAGAGCCCTGCCAATTGAGGACGCTAGCAAGGATCTCGTCGTAGCAGGGTGGAGCTTATGTTATCTTGCTAGCTCGAATAACGTGGGTTGGGAGAATAATTTGAAACAAATGATGTCTGAAATTAGACGCATTCTTAGACCAAGCGGAACAGCGATTATTCTGGAGACTTTGGGAACAGGTTTTGCGAAACCGACGAGATATGATTATTTGGCACCTTATTACCAGTTGTTAGAAACCGAATATGGGTTTGAACACACCTCGCTAGCCACCGATTATAAGTTCAAAGATGTGGATGAGGCTGTACAATTAACCTCCTATTTCTTTGGGGAGGATTTTGGAATGCAAGTAAGGGCAAATAATTGGCATGTGGTGCCTGAGTATGCGGGTATTTGGTATAAGCATTTCCATTAG